A region of Sugiyamaella lignohabitans strain CBS 10342 chromosome A, complete sequence DNA encodes the following proteins:
- the CFT1 gene encoding Cft1p (RNA-binding subunit of the mRNA cleavage and polyadenylation factor; involved in poly(A) site recognition and required for both pre-mRNA cleavage and polyadenylation, 51% sequence similarity with mammalian AAUAA-binding subunit of CPSF; GO_component: GO:0005847 - mRNA cleavage and polyadenylation specificity factor complex [Evidence IPI] [PMID 10523662]; GO_component: GO:0005847 - mRNA cleavage and polyadenylation specificity factor complex [Evidence IDA] [PMID 12819204]; GO_component: GO:0005847 - mRNA cleavage and polyadenylation specificity factor complex [Evidence IPI] [PMID 9099738]; GO_component: GO:0005849 - mRNA cleavage factor complex [Evidence IPI] [PMID 9099738]; GO_component: GO:0005739 - mitochondrion [Evidence IDA] [PMID 14576278]; GO_component: GO:0005739 - mitochondrion [Evidence IDA] [PMID 16823961]; GO_component: GO:0005634 - nucleus [Evidence IEA,IEA,IEA]; GO_component: GO:0005634 - nucleus [Evidence IDA] [PMID 22842922]; GO_function: GO:0003723 - RNA binding [Evidence IEA]; GO_function: GO:0003723 - RNA binding [Evidence IDA] [PMID 9099738]; GO_function: GO:0003676 - nucleic acid binding [Evidence IEA]; GO_process: GO:0006379 - mRNA cleavage [Evidence IDA] [PMID 11344258]; GO_process: GO:0006378 - mRNA polyadenylation [Evidence IDA] [PMID 11344258]; GO_process: GO:0006397 - mRNA processing [Evidence IEA]; GO_process: GO:0006369 - termination of RNA polymerase II transcription [Evidence IMP] [PMID 12145212]), whose product MHVYKQLVPPSVVSHVVSGSFTGGGRNELLVVRGNSLLQLYKTSVVSTSDDGSSCISATIDANGVGIKENGNGTDSRMNEDEDPESAAEENMLTGPDSFVTEVATLQPEGESDKLENKSKLVLVEEWPLDGFVTDINKVRTVASSECDAVVISFRYAKMVILQWDSLLHTLTPISVHFYEKQLPFGTAPGQRSGGDRAENEQNQKGPAGLRPGFTSQSSRAASAIMDSASSVLPEHQAYHFVDPNFPSTFIVDPFSSCLCLLYQKDQMAFLPFTKEEDLDDFRSANGINGKHTGSDGAVIPGAAVPGTTANGRLLTAAQSSSSDFPPIYFPSFLVHASRLDEKIANIIDIAFLYEYREPTMAIIYEPVETWAPTAPLHKDTVQYLVLSLDLQNRSSTAIISIDSLPYDIDQVIPLPAPVGGSLLVGANHLIHIDSSGKVTGLAVNQFSKLVTKMSQAFFDQSAELQDLTLEGCTVIALETSTDVLVVLQSGAKYSLKFFLESRKVQALRLRPVVSDEPGVETAGITPTAGTSYDKNHIFIASATGDSTLLTWKHTEKDEAYEDAVVATTVSMSGTSGSTDKKSTHSTTTAVPASNNVTASVAVEDDIDDDDLYAEDNEDEKEEGGDSEQKAQAPAAESTDKPATKDDVDEEMYDDEYDDIYGGGASQATKHKKAVQISSSARASSSAPIHLSIDDTLRTYGPITEIVVGQPTTDKYIKYTEPADYLYDLVAATGSGPTGGLSVFQKTIRPKIVSDLNLNSGETPLIGVWALAPRSRVVAEGVGVTVLDSYVLATTNDASVLYRIGEEFANITDDTELVLSRTIGASVLLNGLVVVQVREQGISAYDSTFARVGSYNIESSPIIKCSFCDPYITLITAEGTNVLQLNQKDQSGAVTFEQVELHSELFSSSLKSGYVGTSSLTGIKFQTNSGPTRKKRKRDSESVSGKDTGSSTSRHLAVFVDNSDAVIVSKIT is encoded by the coding sequence ATGCACGTATATAAACAGCTGGTTCCTCCGTCGGTTGTCAGCCATGTGGTTTCAGGATCTTTCACTGGCGGTGGTAGAAATGAGTTGCTCGTTGTAAGAGGCAATAGTTTGTTGCAATTATATAAGACGAGTGTTGTTTCGACGAGTGACGATGGTAGTTCTTGTATATCTGCTACGATTGATGCTAATGGTGTGGGTATTAAAGAGAATGGCAATGGCACTGATTCACGTATGAACGAGGATGAAGATCCTGAATCggctgctgaagagaatATGCTGACTGGTCCTGATTCGTTTGTGACCGAGGTGGCTACTCTTCAGCCGGAGGGTGAGTCTGATAAATTAGAAAACAAGTCGAAACTGGTTTTGGTAGAAGAATGGCCTTTAGACGGATTCGTCACTGATATTAATAAAGTACGGACTGTGGCATCTTCAGAATGTGATGCTGTGGTAATCAGTTTTAGGTATGCCAAGATGGTTATTTTACAATGGGATAGTCTGTTACATACTCTCACTCCCATTAGTGTTCACTTTTACGAAAAGCAGCTGCCTTTTGGTACTGCTCCAGGCCAGAGAAGCGGTGGTGATCGGGCTGAAAATgaacagaatcaaaaaGGACCCGCTGGGTTGAGACCCGGATTTACTTCACAATCATCTCGTGCTGCTAGTGCGATTATGGATTCTGCTAGTTCTGTACTTCCTGAACACCAGGCTTACCATTTTGTGGACCCTAATTTCCCATCGACGTTTATTGTCGACCCGTTTTCGTCATGTCTATGTTTATTATATCAAAAAGATCAAATGGCTTTTCTGCCGTttacaaaagaagaagatttaGACGATTTTAGAAGTGCTAATGGAATCAATGGGAAACACACTGGATCAGATGGAGCAGTGATTCCTGGTGCTGCAGTTCCTGGAACCACGGCCAATGGCCGCCTTTTAACGGCTGCTCagtcgtcttcttctgactTTCCACCTATTTATTTCCCCAGTTTCCTGGTACATGCTTCGAGATTGGACGAAAAAATCGCCAATATCATTGACATTGCATTTCTTTATGAATATAGAGAGCCTACTATGGCTATTATCTACGAGCCAGTTGAAACGTGGGCTCCTACTGCTCCTTTGCACAAGGACACTGTACAGTACTTGGTATTATCTCTAGATCTTCAGAACAGATCTTCTACTGCTATTATTTCGATTGATAGTTTGCCATATGATATCGATCAGGTTATTCCCTTACCGGCTCCTGTTGGAGGATCGCTTCTGGTCGGTGCTAACCACTTGATTCATATCGACTCATCTGGCAAAGTGACTGGTCTTGCTGTGAATCAATTTTCTAAACTTGTCACGAAGATGAGTCAGGCCTTTTTCGATCAGTCAGCTGAGCTTCAAGATTTGACTTTAGAAGGATGCACTGTTATCGCCCTTGAGACGTCAACTGATGTTTTAGTGGTGTTACAGAGTGGTGCAAAGTATTCACTCAAGTTTTTCCTTGAGAGCAGAAAGGTGCAGGCTTTGAGATTGAGGCCAGTAGTGAGTGATGAGCCTGGCGTGGAGACTGCCGGCATCACTCCAACTGCTGGTACATCGTATGATAAAAATCACATTTTCATTGCCAGTGCTACTGGTGACTCGACCTTGCTTACCTGGAAACACACTGAGAAGGACGAGGCATATGAGGATGCTGTAGTTGCTACTACTGTTAGTATGAGTGGAACTTCTGGATCCACTGACAAGAAATCTACACACTCTACCACCACTGCAGTTCCAGCATCGAATAATGTAACTGCATCGGTGGCTGTTGAGGATGATATCGACGATGACGACCTCTATGCTGaagataatgaagatgaaaaagaagagggTGGTGACAGCGAACAGAAGGCTCAAGcgcctgctgctgagtcGACTGACAAACCAGCTACAAAAGacgatgttgatgaggaAATGTATGACGATGAATACGATGATATTTACGGTGGTGGAGCCAGTCAGGCCACGAAACACAAGAAAGCAGTTCAGatttcttcgtcagctcGTGCCAGTAGTAGTGCGCCCATTCATCTCTCCATTGATGATACTCTTCGAACATATGGACCAATAACTGAAATTGTCGTTGGTCAGCCAACTACTGACAAATACATCAAATACACAGAGCCTGCAGACTATCTATACGACCTCGTTGCAGCTACAGGATCTGGTCCTACTGGTGGATTAAGTGTATTCCAGAAGACCATTCGTCCTAAAATCGTTAGCGATCTGAATCTTAACAGTGGTGAGACGCCTCTTATTGGTGTTTGGGCCCTGGCACCTCGAAGCCGGGTGGTTGCTGAAGGTGTGGGAGTGACTGTGCTTGATAGTTACGTGCTGGCTACCACAAACGACGCATCTGTTCTGTATCGAATTGGTGAAGAGTTTGCCAATATCACAGACGATACAGAATTGGTACTTAGTCGAACAATCGGTGCCAGTGTCTTGTTAAATGGGCTTGTAGTTGTCCAAGTACGCGAGCAGGGGATTTCAGCATATGACTCGACTTTTGCCCGTGTCGGCAGTTACAACATTGAGAGCTCACCAATTATTAAATGCTCCTTTTGTGATCCATATATCACACTTATCACGGCGGAAGGTACAAATGTCTTGCAGTTGAACCAAAAAGACCAATCTGGCGCTGTCACATTTGAACAGGTGGAACTTCATTCCGAGCTTTTCTCGTCGAGTCTGAAATCGGGATATGTAGGCACTTCGTCGTTAACAGGGATCAAATTCCAGACTAACTCGGGACCGACAAGAAAGAAGCGCAAGCGCGACAGTGAATCGGTTTCGGGCAAAGACACAGGAAGTTCAACCTCACGGCATCTGGCTGTGTTCGTTGACAATAGTGATGCTGTTATTGTAAGTAAAATCACTTAA
- the CFT1 gene encoding Cft1p (RNA-binding subunit of the mRNA cleavage and polyadenylation factor; involved in poly(A) site recognition and required for both pre-mRNA cleavage and polyadenylation, 51% sequence similarity with mammalian AAUAA-binding subunit of CPSF; GO_component: GO:0005847 - mRNA cleavage and polyadenylation specificity factor complex [Evidence IPI] [PMID 10523662]; GO_component: GO:0005847 - mRNA cleavage and polyadenylation specificity factor complex [Evidence IDA] [PMID 12819204]; GO_component: GO:0005847 - mRNA cleavage and polyadenylation specificity factor complex [Evidence IPI] [PMID 9099738]; GO_component: GO:0005849 - mRNA cleavage factor complex [Evidence IPI] [PMID 9099738]; GO_component: GO:0005739 - mitochondrion [Evidence IDA] [PMID 14576278]; GO_component: GO:0005739 - mitochondrion [Evidence IDA] [PMID 16823961]; GO_component: GO:0005634 - nucleus [Evidence IEA,IEA,IEA]; GO_component: GO:0005634 - nucleus [Evidence IDA] [PMID 22842922]; GO_function: GO:0003723 - RNA binding [Evidence IEA]; GO_function: GO:0003723 - RNA binding [Evidence IDA] [PMID 9099738]; GO_function: GO:0003676 - nucleic acid binding [Evidence IEA]; GO_process: GO:0006379 - mRNA cleavage [Evidence IDA] [PMID 11344258]; GO_process: GO:0006378 - mRNA polyadenylation [Evidence IDA] [PMID 11344258]; GO_process: GO:0006397 - mRNA processing [Evidence IEA]; GO_process: GO:0006369 - termination of RNA polymerase II transcription [Evidence IMP] [PMID 12145212]) → MKVEALSAPLVAEDVVDVTLEVVGNFGNRGLSAIVVTGDSPQVILKGSHNPVRIHPFIGTPCWGFTLFNTESVENGFAYVDDQSILRIATLSDTIDYENAWPVQRVLLGQSVTNLCYHSTAQVYVVSTCKPIPYNALDADDVPLQGLVEGFPAAKSFQSSVKMVSPLTWTVIDEFDLAENEVILAMKAVKLEVSERQKLSKEYIAFGTSFLRGEDLAAKGVFYVYDCIDVVPEPGRPETNHKLKEVGNEATKGAVTAVCEVNGHLLVSQGQKVVVRNIQEDKSIIPVAFMDLGIYVSSVAKVKNLLLLTDAMRNTIIAGFGQEPYRMSTISKDFRQLEATSSEFIYSNGSLYAIVADRDRRLHLLQYDPDDPSSLSGQKLIRRSEFFTGKHFSSMVSAPINDVRKDVTLVPLCAADDGTIATVLPLSEASYRALYVIQQQIIDKDDHTACLNPRMHRAHGSELVTNLQMTSSGRSLLDYDVISRYIKLPLDRRQQYARKVGRNGTLEVVTNVTVIENCLNYI, encoded by the coding sequence ATGAAAGTCGAGGCTCTTTCGGCACCATTAGTAGCTGAAGACGTGGTGGATGTGACGCTTGAGGTAGTCGGCAATTTCGGTAATAGAGGACTTTCTGCCATTGTTGTTACAGGAGACAGTCCACAAGTGATTCTGAAAGGATCTCATAACCCTGTGCGTATACATCCATTCATTGGAACGCCATGCTGGGGATTCACTTTATTTAACACCGAATCTGTGGAAAATGGATTTGCTTACGTGGATGACCAGAGCATTCTACGTATTGCGACCCTGTCAGATACCATTGATTATGAAAATGCATGGCCTGTTCAACGAGTTCTTCTTGGTCAAAGTGTGACTAATCTGTGTTACCACTCAACAGCTCAAGTTTACGTAGTATCCACTTGTAAACCCATTCCATACAATGCACTAGATGCCGACGATGTACCACTCCAAGGTCTAGTTGAGGGCTTCCCTGCTGCAAAATCATTCCAAAGCAGTGTTAAAATGGTGTCACCACTGACATGGACTGTGATTGACGAGTTTGATCTGGCAGAAAACGAGGTGATCCTGGCTATGAAAGCTGTTAAATTAGAAGTTTCTGAGAGACAAAAACTGAGTAAAGAGTATATTGCATTTGGAACTTCATTTTTGAGAGGAGAGGATCTTGCTGCCAAGGGTGTATTTTATGTTTATGATTGTATCGACGTTGTTCCAGAACCAGGTCGACCCGAGACAAATCACAAATTGAAAGAAGTTGGCAACGAAGCCACAAAAGGAGCCGTGACGGCTGTGTGTGAAGTGAATGGACATCTGTTGGTATCACAAGGACAGAAAGTGGTGGTCCGAAACATCCAAGAAGACAAGTCTATTATTCCAGTAGCATTCATGGATCTGGGAATCTACGTTTCTTCCGTAGCCAAGGTGAAAAACCTGCTTCTGTTGACGGATGCGATGCGAAACACCATCATCGCCGGCTTTGGACAAGAACCATATCGTATGTCGACCATCAGTAAAGACTTCCGCCAGCTGGAAGCCACCAGCTCGGAGTTTATCTACAGCAATGGTTCACTATACGCGATTGTCGCTGACCGGGACAGAAGACTGCACCTGTTGCAATACGATCCCGACGACCCCAGCTCGCTCTCTGGCCAAAAACTGATTCGACGGTCCGAGTTCTTCACCGGCAAGCACTTCTCGTCCATGGTATCAGCACCTATCAACGACGTTCGCAAAGACGTGACATTAGTGCCACTCTGTGCTGCTGACGACGGAACAATCGCGACAGTTCTGCCGTTATCTGAAGCGTCGTACCGAGCTCTGTACGTgatccagcagcaaatcATCGACAAAGACGACCATACGGCCTGTCTGAACCCGCGAATGCACCGAGCTCACGGCAGCGAGCTGGTCACCAACCTCCAAATGACCTCCTCCGGCCGCTCGCTCCTCGACTACGACGTCATCAGCCGCTATATCAAACTCCCCCTCGACCGCCGCCAACAGTACGCGCGAAAAGTCGGCCGCAACGGCACCCTCGAGGTCGTGACCAACGTCACCGTCATCGAAAACTGTTTAAACTATATTTAA
- the MKT1 gene encoding Mkt1p (Protein that forms a complex with Pbp1p; complex may mediate posttranscriptional regulation of HO; involved in propagation of M2 dsRNA satellite of L-A virus; allelic variation affects mitochondrial genome stability, drug resistance, and more; forms cytoplasmic foci upon DNA replication stress; GO_component: GO:0005737 - cytoplasm [Evidence IDA] [PMID 14562095]; GO_component: GO:0005737 - cytoplasm [Evidence IDA] [PMID 22842922]; GO_component: GO:0005844 - polysome [Evidence IDA] [PMID 15082763]; GO_function: GO:0004518 - nuclease activity [Evidence IEA]; GO_function: GO:0004518 - nuclease activity [Evidence ISS] [PMID 15082763]; GO_process: GO:0006281 - DNA repair [Evidence IEA]; GO_process: GO:0006974 - cellular response to DNA damage stimulus [Evidence IMP] [PMID 18617998]; GO_process: GO:0044419 - interspecies interaction between organisms [Evidence IMP] [PMID 7532890]; GO_process: GO:0090305 - nucleic acid phosphodiester bond hydrolysis [Evidence IEA]), whose product MGFLSSGSNPKRFSILISDPVGENSRSAPPTGSHPTPDSSEARGATRVWGGAPAAGGRSIGRGVQTTGESVLTGGEVNSFDAFVTEQRLVKSLALAALEGATLAVDGEYFVSQVLGAKNKEDSSLAGGQGVREPLVHAVGGFPSSLEERVSKFVKQLDSHKIEPLFVLNGLDLVQTRPSLSGKKKQADQRTNAWNLYEKGQGEQAVLLFDEIDPFDLHLSGFGLRKFINILISLGVKFIQAPYTASAQIGYLYQERYVDAVYGTSEAFLYQSIEKVITNISSDDTIQYVVKKTVMNELGFSTHDQFVEAAIGVGCSLSGGVAFTTIEQIVAANPRTTALRAAQEITQANGSIYGPVFVTSSAPDSASVDSTPYLERFQKALASVDFQPVLKDDGKVEPYQNIGNVPNDAHEFVGQRLPDEIFFYLSKGLIGPELLDAVTSGSLLEYAPLDGGDNKEYREFLTKEQKDLKNKAFNLLIGSLHRYYQFKPITTKYWYDSSRDSKFERINPPLYTSTVPPWIRAVEANKLDSAAASVSSPTWKLLLNLENTDITIPATGSKQLVPLTKDSEILSVSILATLQTAGFISADQKLTSWGKALAKGFSDINPALLEPLIIATTLFKNGFLNSKPFTPTARNAAASTINGDVLLISRVAAHINLKHNPIGYTGPLSRTLLSYQSLISKQTQDYRLLFESIITAIFTNGQAERINRTDQQWTDLVKQLPFTNIPNVGTAIATQSYLEEVLSNGGDVNSAKSSLKPMFKQAVDVATDVHSAFELWDALFKVATEAKNTDLVKDKDYDPFDAADKWLSANRF is encoded by the coding sequence ATGGGTTTTCTGTCTTCTGGCAGCAATCCCAAGAGATTCTCAATCCTAATATCGGACCCAGTCGGCGAAAACAGCCGTTCGGCACCCCCCACGGGGTCTCacccgacgcccgactcgagcgaagcgagaggagcaaccagggtctggggcggagccccagccgccggaggcaggtcaATTGGCCGAGGAGTTCAGACAACCGGTGAATCAGTGCTAACTGGAGGTGAAGTCAACTCGTTTGATGCGTTTGTGACGGAGCAGCGACTGGTGAAGAGTTTGGCGCTGGCTGCGTTGGAGGGCGCAACTCTGGCCGTGGATGGCGAGTATTTTGTGTCGCAGGTTCTCGGTGCGAAAAATAAGGAGGATTCGTCGTTGGCTGGTGGTCAGGGAGTTCGCGAACCGCTCGTTCATGCTGTGGGAGGGTTCCCTTCGTCGTTGGAGGAGAGAGTTTCGAAGTTCGTCAAGCAGCTGGATTCACACAAGATTGAGCCATTGTTCGTTCTTAATGGACTTGATCTGGTTCAAACAAGACCTTCGTTAagtggaaagaagaaacaagctgATCAGAGAACTAATGCATGGAATTTGTACGAAAAGGGTCAAGGAGAACAGGCAGTTTTGCTGTTCGACGAGATTGATCCGTTTGACTTGCATTTATCGGGTTTTGGTTTGAGAAagtttattaatattttaatcAGTTTGGGTGTCAAGTTTATTCAGGCTCCTTACACTGCCTCGGCTCAAATTGGTTATTTGTATCAAGAACGATATGTTGATGCGGTTTATGGGACTAGTGAAGCATTCCTGTATCAAAGTATCGAAAAGGTTATCACCAATATCTCCAGTGATGATACTATCCAATATGTTGTTAAAAAGACAGTGATGAACGAGCTGGGATTCTCGACCCATGACCAGTTTGTTGAAGCTGCAATTGGCGTCGGCTGTTCTCTCAGTGGAGGAGTGGCCTTTACTACTATTGAGCAAATAGTGGCAGCCAATCCTCGAACCACTGCTCTTCGAGCTGCTCAAGAGATCACTCAAGCTAATGGATCGATCTACGGACCGGTTTTTGTGACTTCTTCAGCCCCTGATTCCGCTTCTGTTGATAGTACTCCATATTTGGAGAGATTCCAAAAGGCACTTGCCAGTGTGGATTTCCAACCAGTTCTCAAAGATGATGGAAAGGTCGAGCCGTATCAAAATATCGGTAATGTTCCTAATGATGCACATGAATTTGTGGGTCAGAGACTACCTGATGAGATCTTTTTCTATCTGTCAAAGGGACTGATTGGCCCTGAATTGCTTGATGCAGTGACTTCGGGCTCGCTACTAGAGTATGCTCCTTTAGATGGCGGAGACAATAAAGAGTACCGGGAGTTTCTCACtaaagaacaaaaagatCTCAAAAACAAGGCATTCAACCTGCTTATAGGCTCTTTGCATAGATACTACCAGTTCAAACCAATAACAACCAAGTACTGGTACGATTCTTCACGAGACAGTAAATTCGAGAGAATCAATCCTCCTCTTTATACGTCCACAGTTCCTCCATGGATTCGAGCTGTTGAAGCGAACAAGCTagattctgctgctgcttctgtaTCCTCTCCAACCTGGAAACTTCTTTTAAACCTGGAAAACACCGATATCACCATCCCAGCCACGGGTTCTAAACAACTTGTACCGCTAACGAAGGATTCCGAGATTTTGAGTGTGTCTATTCTGGCGACATTGCAAACAGCAGGGTTTATTTCTGCCGACCAGAAACTGACCAGTTGGGGTAAAGCACTTGCAAAAGGGTTTTCAGATATCAACCCTGCGCTTTTAGAACCGCTCATTATCGCTACCACTCTGTTCAAAAACGGGTTCCTCAACTCGAAACCGTTTACACCCACTGCACGTAATGCCGCGGCATCGACTATTAACGGCGATGTGCTATTGATTTCACGAGTGGCTGCTCATATCAACCTCAAACACAATCCCATCGGGTACACGGGACCACTGAGTCGAACTCTACTTTCTTACCAATCACTCATCTCGAAACAAACCCAAGATTACCGATTACTGTTTGAATCGATCATCACCGCAATTTTCACCAACGGCCAAGCCGAGCGAATCAACCGTACTGACCAGCAATGGACCGATCTCGTCAAACAATTACCGTTCACCAACATTCCCAACGTCGGAACCGCCATTGCAACCCAATCGTATCTCGAAGAAGTTCTATCGAACGGTGGTGATGTGAACAGCGCCAAAAGCTCGCTCAAACCCATGTTCAAACAGGCCGTCGACGTGGCCACCGACGTCCACAGCGCCTTCGAACTGTGGGACGCGCTCTTCAAAGTGGCCACCGAAGCCAAAAACACCGATCTCGTCAAAGACAAAGACTACGACCCGTTCGATGCCGCCGACAAATGGCTCTCCGCCAACCGGTTCTAA
- a CDS encoding putative dioxygenase (conserved hypothetical protein, similar to Fe II, 2-oxoglutarate-dependent dioxygenases; allele of CaO19.1306) has translation MSVAVVDISQADSNKAAQELVDACSTLGFVFIEGSEFTQADIDQAFDLSKEYFKLPVEEKAEVPITPENHGYSRINLEVLDPENQPKGDPKEAFNFGQFLHGRPQHELPKFFESKLPELTYLESKCHALCVTLLKLLAKGLKIEADKGGDNWFADRHRPNEKSGCIFRFLYYHAQNSASPEEQIRAGAHTDYGSLTLLFQKEGEDGLEVLSPVTKEWTRVKFVPSSKPGAAPPIIVNVADLLSFWTAGILKSSIHRVRFLPEAQKAGRDRYSIVYFCHPENDALLEPVPSPIVAQIEARGANRSDRETITAKQHLDKRLAATYGWKK, from the coding sequence atgtCTGTCGCAGTAGTGGATATTTCACAGGCCGACTCTAACAAGGCCGCTCAGGAGCTTGTGGATGCTTGTTCGACGCTTGGATTCGTGTTCATTGAAGGATCTGAGTTCACTCAAGCTGACATTGACCAGGCTTTTGATTTGTCGAAAGAGTACTTCAAACTGCCTGTTGAGGAAAAGGCCGAGGTACCTATTACACCTGAGAATCACGGTTACTCGCGTATCAATTTAGAGGTGTTGGATCCTGAGAACCAGCCCAAAGGTGATCCTAAGGAAGCATTCAACTTTGGCCAGTTTTTGCACGGCCGTCCTCAGCACGAACTGCCAAAATTTTTCGAGTCCAAACTTCCTGAACTGACGTATTTGGAGTCCAAATGTCATGCTTTGTGTGTGACTTTATTGAAACTTCTTGCCAAGGGATTAAAGATTGAGGCTGATAAGGGCGGAGACAACTGGTTTGCCGACCGTCACAGACCCAATGAGAAATCCGGCTGTATTTTCCGATTCTTGTACTACCACGCCCAGAATTCTGCTTCTCCTGAAGAGCAGATTCGTGCTGGTGCTCATACCGACTACGGATCTTTGACTCTGTTGTTCCAGAAAGAGGGTGAAGACGGATTAGAAGTGCTTTCTCCCGTCACTAAAGAATGGACCCGTGTCAAGTTTGTTCCCTCGAGCAAACCTGGAGCTGCTCCTCCTATTATTGTCAACGTTGCTGACCTGCTGAGTTTCTGGACCGCCGGAATCCTCAAATCGTCCATCCACAGAGTCCGATTCCTGCCCGAAGCCCAAAAAGCCGGCCGCGACAGATACTCCATCGTCTACTTCTGTCACCCCGAGAACGACGCCCTCCTTGAGCCCGTCCCCAGCCCCATCGTCGCCCAAATCGAGGCCCGTGGTGCCAACAGATCCGACAGAGAAACCATCACCGCCAAACAGCATCTCGACAAACGTCTCGCCGCTACCTACGGCTGGAAGAAATAA